In Glandiceps talaboti chromosome 6, keGlaTala1.1, whole genome shotgun sequence, one DNA window encodes the following:
- the LOC144436251 gene encoding mesoderm induction early response protein 1-like translates to MMINDFDDERTMEEEEQLSGSSCGNEIDDLEKESEMPLEDLLAMYGYGGEAEPQTLASVGEDEDDNIQINTDNLTLDKEQIADLLPDDPDENGESSNHEELTSDMYVLMGESPEHSGKRPLRSNTMADSGSESDDSDYVPPPYDDWKKEIKIGSYFQAEVPEGLSKYDDAPAYENEDRLLWDPSKCNDDRVEEYLRHVQEIPAGTQGVKAIPTGDHVRDDEQALYLLLQCGNNLDEALRRHKMQVTPPTDEMSLWSEEECRSFENGLRTYGKDFHMIQQHKVRTRSVGELVQFYYLWKKTERHDAFANQARLSKPKYKIHPGITDYMDRFIDDSEANTSRSVSPHAHLLNRPLFLKPSANHPHHGHHTHHSHMAESSSNLAPVSALASQTMANAAANGHSDIQQNNVAIINKSCVVDGLVSQEQSELEGPSETKRFKPDSEFMFVPASSVNMKSIQHNHVRDSSSHLGEDLRIKPEIDSIRGVGTAAVASINVLPEGLLTSGPITQTSVTSSEPISQ, encoded by the exons ATGATGATCAATGACTTTGATGATGAGAGAACAATGGAAGAGGAAGAACAGCTAAGTGGGAGCAGCTGTGGAAATGAAATCGATGACCTAGAAAAg GAGAGTGAAATGCCGTTGGAAGATTTATTAGCAATGTATGGTTACGGTGGTGAAGCTGAACCACAAACTCTGGCGAGTGTAGGGGAAGATGAAGATGACAATATACAAATCAACACGGATAACCTGACACTTGACAAGGAACAGATTGCAGATCTTTTACCAGATGATCCTGATGAGAATGGCGAGAGCAGTAACCATGAAGAACTGACAAGTGACATGTATGTTTTGATGGGAGAATCACCGGAACACAGTGGTAAAAGGCCACTAAGAT CGAACACCATGGCAGACTCCGGGTCAGAGTCAGATGATTCAGACTATGTACCTCCACCTTATGATGATTGGAAAAAG gAAATAAAGATAGGATCATACTTTCAAGCTGAAGTACCAGAGGGTCTCAGTAAATATGATGATGCTCCAg CGTATGAGAATGAAGATAGACTTCTGTGGGATCCTAGCAAATGTAACGATGATAGAGTGGAAGAATACCTACGCCATGTTCAAGAAATACCAGCTGGTACTCAGGGTGTTAAAGCTATACCTACAGGAGATCATGTGAGAGATGATGAACAG GCTCTGTACTTGTTACTGCAATGTGGTAATAACCTGGACGAGGCTTTACGTCGTCACAAAATGCAAGTTACACCACCCACTGATGAAATGAGTCTGTGGTCAGAAGAAGAATGTCGTAGTTTTGAAAATGGTCTGAGAACGTATGGAAAAGATTTCCATATGATTCAACAACACAAA GTTCGAACAAGATCAGTGGGAGAATTAGTACAGTTTTACTATTTATGGAAAAAGACAGAAAGGCATGATGCCTTTGCAAATCAGGCCCGTCTTTCAAAACCTAAATATAAGATACATCCAGGCATTAC GGATTACATGGACCGATTCATTGATGACTCAGAAGCAAACACAAGTAGGTCTGTCAGCCCTCATGCACATCTACTCAACAGACCTCTGTTTTTGAAACCCAGTGCTAATCACCCACACCATGGACATCATACACACCATTCCCACATGGCTGAAAGTAGTAGCAATCTAGCACCTGTCAGTGCTCTAGCATCACAGACAATGGCCAATGCAGCAGCTAATGGCCACAGTGATATCCAACAGAACAATGTGGCTATCATCAACAAAAGCTGTGTTGTTGATGGTTTAGTCTCACAGGAGCAATCAGAACTTGAAGGACCATCAGAAACAAAACGTTTCAAACCGGACTCGGAATTCATGTTTGTGCCAGCAAGTAGTGTAAACATGAAATCAATACAACATAACCATGTGAGAGATAGCAGTAGTCATCTTGGTGAAGATCTTCGTATAAAACCTGAAATAGACAGTATTCGAGGTGTTGGAACTGCGGCAGTTGCAAGCATAAATGTTTTACCCGAAGGACTTCTCACATCTGGACCCATAACGCAAACATCAGTCACATCAAGTGAACCGATAAGTCAGTGA